In one Nicotiana sylvestris chromosome 8, ASM39365v2, whole genome shotgun sequence genomic region, the following are encoded:
- the LOC104234660 gene encoding probable L-gulonolactone oxidase 6, translating to MKNIRFQNGVIRQILTSYCIFLIMIFLVEGSLPQDPIKCITKNSNCTITNIYGSFPDRSICRAAEVAYPTTEEELISAVGKATKEKRKMRVATRYSQSIPKLVCPGDDDGLIISTKLLNKVQMMDRQNMKMRVDSGLILRDLIDEAAQVDMALPHSPYWWGMSVGGLLGTGAHGSSLWGLGSAVNNYVVEVRIVTPATEEEGYAKVRTLDTANPEFYAAKLSLGVLGVISQVTFKLQPMFKRNITFVEKNDSNLGDEVITFGRKNEFADFSWFPSQKKVLYRIDNRVPLNTSGNALNDYLGFRPTSPLILSSMRTSEETQEALRDSDGKCISGKLTKSLLDTAKYGYTNDGIFFTGYPLIGPQNRLQASGSCLINDGILDDLVCPWDPRIKGLFFHQTTFSIGLSKVKNFIQDVQKLVVLQPKALCGLDLYSGILMRYVTVSNAYLGHQEDAVDFDITYYRSKNPLTPRLYEDILEEIEQMAMFKYGGEPHWGKNRNVAFIDVIKKYKDADKFLKVKENYDPLGLFSNEWTDQILGLKSGLSIVKEGCALEGLCICSEDSHCAPKKGYFCKPGKVYVEARVCTLLSSNVL from the exons ATGAAAAACATACGCTTTCAAAACGGCGTTATACGCCAAATTTTGACATCATACTGCATTTTCTTGATCATGATTTTTTTAGTTGAAGGTTCCCTTCCTCAAGATCCTATCAAGTGTATAACCAAAAATTCCAACTGCACCATCACAAATATCTATGGCTCATTTCCGGATCGGAGCATTTGCCGTGCAGCTGAAGTCGCTTATCCTACCACAGAAGAAGAACTCATTTCTGCAGTAGGAAAAGCAActaaggagaaaaggaaaatgaGAGTAGCGACTCGCTACTCTCAGAGTATTCCTAAGTTGGTTTGTCCGGGTGATGATGATGGTCTCATTATCAGTACAAAACTCCTTAATAAG GTACAAATGATGGATCGACAAAACATGAAGATGAGGGTGGATAGTGGACTAATACTAAGGGATTTGATCGATGAGGCAGCGCAAGTTGACATGGCGCTGCCTCATTCGCCTTATTGGTGGGGAATGAGTGTTGGTGGTCTGCTAGGTACTGGTGCACATGGCAGCTCTCTTTGGGGTCTGGGAAGTGCAGTGAATAACTATGTAGTTGAGGTTCGGATCGTCACACCAGCTACAGAAGAAGAAGGCTATGCGAAAGTTCGGACCCTTGATACTGCTAATCCTGAGTTCTATGCAGCTAAATTGTCACTTGGAGTTCTTGGTGTCATCTCACAG GTTACTTTCAAGTTACAACCAATGTTCAAACGTAATATCACATTTGTAGAAAAGAATGATTCAAATTTGGGAGATGAAGTCATCACCTTTGGAAGAAAAAATGAATTTGCAGATTTCTCTTGGTTCCCAAGCCAAAAAAAAGTGCTTTACAGGATTGATAATCGAGTTCCCTTAAACACCTCTGGCAATGCTCTCAATGACTATCTTGGATTTCGACCCACTTCTCCACTTATTCTTTCATCTATGAGAACCTCAG AGGAGACTCAAGAAGCTCTACGTGATTCTGATGGAAAATGCATAAGTGGAAAACTCACCAAGTCGTTATTGGACACAGCAAAGTATGGGTACACAAACGATG GTATTTTTTTCACGGGCTATCCTTTGATCGGACCACAAAATCGTCTACAAGCATCTGGCAGTTGCCTAATCAATGATGGAATTCTTGACGATTTAGTATGCCCTTGGGATCCGAGAATAAAGGGTCTATTTTTTCACCAAACAACATTCAGTATTGGCTTGTCCAAAGTAAAAAACTTTATACAAGATGTGCAAAAACTTGTGGTTTTACAGCCCAAGGCATTATGTGGTTTAGACCTATATAGTGGAATCCTAATGAGGTATGTCACGGTTTCAAATGCTTACTTGGGACATCAAGAAGATGCAGTGGATTTTGATATTACATATTATAGAAGCAAAAATCCATTGACTCCTAGGTTATATGAAGATATTCTTGAAGAAATAGAGCAAATGGCAATGTTCAAATATGGAGGAGAGCCTCACTGGGGGAAGAATCGTAATGTGGCTTTCATTGATGTGATTAAAAAGTATAAGGATGCCGATAAGTTTTTAAAGGTGAAAGAAAATTATGATCCTTTAGGGCTATTTTCTAATGAATGGACAGATCAAATTCTTGGGTTAAAGAGTGGATTGTCCATTGTTAAAGAAGGTTGTGCTTTAGAAGGACTATGCATTTGTTCAGAGGATAGCCATTGTGCACCAAAGAAAGGCTACTTTTGCAAACCTGGGAAAGTTTATGTGGAAGCAAGAGTTTGTACTTTGTTATCGTCTAATGTTCTTTAG